A single Populus alba chromosome 7, ASM523922v2, whole genome shotgun sequence DNA region contains:
- the LOC118047774 gene encoding CBS domain-containing protein CBSX1, chloroplastic — protein sequence MDASILLHPSSLFLTRLRASTTASAVSLAHQMPCLLFSPPGTKLVSLSSVSCPRRSSSFIAAASSGTLMANSPKNGVYTVGDFMTRKEDLQVVKPTTTVDEALESLVEHRITGFPVIDDDWKLVGLVSDYDLLALDSISGGGRTETNMFPEVDSTWKTFNEVQRLLSKTNGKVVGDLMTPAPVVVRETTNLEDAARLLLETKYRRLPVVDADGKLVGIITRGNVVRAALHIKRDIERKA from the exons ATGGACGCTTCGATTCTACTACACCCGAGTTCTCTCTTCCTCACGCGCCTACGCGCTTCCACCACAGCATCCGCTGTTTCCCTTGCTCACCAGATGCCGTGCCTTCTATTTTCTCCTCCTGGAACGAAACTTGTCTCCTTATCATCCGTTTCTTGCCCTCGCAGGTCGTCTTCCTTTATAGCTGCTGCAAGTAGTGGCACCTTGATGGCTAATTCT CCAAAAAATGGGGTATATACAGTTGGTGATTTTATGACTAGGAAAGAGGATTTGCAAGTTGTAAAACCTACAACAACTGTAGATGAAG CACTTGAGTCTCTTGTGGAACATAGAATTACTGGTTTCCCTGTGATCGATGATGACTGGAAACTG GTTGGTCTTGTGTCAGATTATGACTTGCTAGCATTGGACTCCATATCag GTGGTGGAAGAACTGAAACTAACATGTTTCCTGAAGTTGACAGCACGTGGAAA ACATTTAATGAGGTGCAAAGGTTGCTCAGTAAAACCAATGGGAAGGTCGTTGGTGACTTGATGACACCAGCACCAGTCGTCGTTCGCGAAACCACCAATCTTGAGGATGCTGCAAG ATTATTACTTGAGACAAAGTATCGTAGACTTCCAGTTGTTGATGCTGATGGCAAGCTG GTTGGAATTATCACAAGAGGAAATGTTGTGAGAGCTGCTCTACATATAAAACGTGACATTGAAAGGAAAGCATAG